The following DNA comes from Ornithobacterium rhinotracheale DSM 15997.
TCTCAGAAGGTAAAGTTTCGTCATGAAATTCTCGTGCTGTATCGGGATCTAGCGAGAGGTTAAATTGATCTTCCCATCGGAATTCAAATCTTGCTTTGCTCATCGCATCATCACGATGTTGTGCACCTGGGTGCCCCTTGGCTAAATCAGCAGCGTGTGCCGCTATTTTATAAGTAATTACGCCTGTTTTTACATCTTCTTTGTTAGGTAGTCCCAAATGTTCTTTTGGTGTAACATAGCAAAGCATAGCACAACCATACCAGCCGATCATTGCCGCCCCGATTCCGCTTGTAATGTGGTCGTATCCTGGAGCAATATCCGTAGTTAAAGGACCTAGAGTGTAAAAAGGCGCTTCGCCACATTCTTCCAATTGTTTGTCCATGTTTTCTTTAATCATATGCATAGGAATATGCCCAGGTCCTTCTATAATGCACTGTACATCGTGTTTCCAAGCAATTTTGGTCAATTCGCCTAAGGTTTCTAATTCGGCAAATTGAGGATAATCATTGGCGTCGGCAATACTTCCTGGGCGCAACCCGTCGCCTAAGGAAAAGGCGACATCATAGGCTTTCATGATTTCACAAATCTCCTCAAAATGAGTGTAAAGGAAATTTTCTTTGTGATGTGCCAAACACCATTTAGCCATGATAGAACCTCCGCGAGACACGATTCCTGTAACTCGTTTGGCGGTATGCGGAATGTATTTGAGGCGCACCCCAGCATGAATAGTGAAGTAGTCTACCCCTTGTTCTGCTTGCTCAATCAGTGTGTCTCTAAAGATTTCCCAAGTGAGGTCTTCGGCTTTTCCATTTACCTTTTCAAGTGCTTGATAAATAGGAACTGTGCCAATCGGAACGGGAGAATTTCTTAAAATCCATTCTCTGGTTTCGTGTATATTTTTTCCTGTGGACAAATCCATAATTGTGTCTGCACCCCAGCGACAAGCCCAAACAGATTTCTCTACTTCTTCCTCAATAGAAGAGGTAACGGCAGAATTCCCGATATTGGCATTGATTTTTACTAAAAAATTTCTACCAATAATCATAGGTTCGCTCTCTGGGTGATTAATGTTACAAGGGATTACGGCTCTTCCTCTAGCCACTTCGTCTCGCACAAATTCTGGTGTAATCACTTTAGGAATAGATGCTCCAAAGCTTTCTCCTGCATGCTGCTTGGTAATTTCCTTGATTGCCTGTAATTTTTGATTTTCACGAATGGCAATAAATTCCATTTCTGGAGTTATGATTCCCTTTTTGGCATAATGCATCTGTGTTACATTCTTGCCCTCTTTAGCTTTTAATGGTTTGCGGATGCGATTAAATCGCAATTCATCTAAATTTGTATTGGCTTCTCGCTGGCGTCCGTATTCCGAAGATAAGCCAGCAAGCTGTTCGGTATCTCCACGGCGATCTATCCATTCTTGGCGAATCGGTTGTAGCCCTTTTCGCACATCGATTTCGATATTTGGATCGGTATAGGCACCACTTGTGTCATAAACAAAAACGGGGTCATTTGGCGTTTTTGTTCCTTTAAATTTATCAATTGTATCGCTCAGAGTGATTTTGCGCATGGGCACCAGCACATCCTCAAAAAGGCTACCTTGTACATAGACTTTTTCGGAATTAGGAAAAGGCTCTCGGCTAATGTTTTGTTCAGTTGGTGTCACTTTTGTCTTCATGTATTTTATATTTTAGTTGAATATTTTACCCTCCTTGAGTAGCCTTGATGATTAAGATAGTATCATTCTCTTGTAGCTGAAACATTTCCCACTTGGAACGACTGATCACTTTTTGATTTACGGCAATAGCAATACCTCTTGTCGCTATATTTTTTAGAACGACAAGTTTAGAGAGCGTAGTCTCTTTTGGAATTTGTTCAATTTCAGAATTAATTTTTACAGTAATCATTGGCTCATTTTTTTACTGTAAATCTTTGAGGAGAAGCCATTGCTGACTGAGCCATCAAACTATAAAAAATATATTTTCCATAGTTTTTCAACTTTTCCCTATCGCAAGAATTATCTTGTTCAGGTTCAAAGGGTATTTCTCAGCCGATTCACTCAGCACCCCTAAAGTTTTACAAGTTTTGTGAGGGCGAATATATTAAAAATAAAATATTTAAACAAAATTATTTTAAATAAAAGGCTAAATCAAAATAATTTATCATTCTGAATTCATTTCAGAATCTCTTTGCGCTAGACCCTGAAACGAGTTCAGGGTGACAAGCGTGCGAAAAATTGTGCGTGATGTCATTCCGAACTTAATTCGGAATCTAAAAAAAATAGAATTTGGTGTATTTTTATCGTTCCAAACTAGATTTTGGATTTCTGTGGATTTTAAAACATACTTAATTATAAAGTCAAAATTCCGTGTGGGGTAGCACCTATTACCCCACACGGAATTTTGATTCTCATACCGAAAAAAAAGATTTTTAGCCTAATTTAAATGTTTTTTTCAGCCAGAGTTCTTTCTTTATTTTTATATACCCATTTCACGATTAAAATGCTCAATTCGTAAAGTAAAAGCAATGGAATAGAGGCGATTACCATACTTAAAATATCGGCTGGAGTAATGATTGCGGCAATGGTGAGCACGACTACAAAAGCGTGTTTTCGATAGGTTTTCATGAAATTGGGCGTTACCAAATCAATTTTAGCCAAGAAATAGACAAAGATAGGCAATAAAAACACCACGCCCGTAGAGAGTGTTGTTTGTACAAAAACGGAAATATAGCTTAATAATTTCCAATTATTTTCTACGCCAAACGGCTGAAAAAAGTACATGAAATGCACCGAAAGTGGCATAATGAAATAATAACTAAATCCCACACCGAGCAAGAAAAACATAATGGTGAAAAACATTGTGAGATTGCTATATTTTCGTTCCATAGGCGTGAGCCCAGGTTTAATGAATTGGAAAATTTCGTACACCACATAGGGCAGAGCGATGATAAGCCCCGCGACCAAAATTACTCCAATAATGGCAGTAAACTGTCCGCCAAACTCAAGATTGGTGAGTTCGCTTTGAATGTCAAAGGGCTTGGGATATAAATCGCCATAGCCTGTGAAATGTCCAATTTTATTGAATGCTTTGTAGGTTATAAAATTTGATTTGAGTGGTGCCATGATGAAATCCAAAATCTGTTGCCAGAAAACCGTGGCTAAAATCGCGCCTATAACTACGCCCACAATTGCACGCAGGAGATGTTTACGGAGTTCGGCGACATGATCCAGAAATGGCATGTCGTTTTTGGGAGTATTATTATTGTACTTCACTTAATCCTTCATTTGTTAATACATGGAAATCGATAATTCCAAAATAATCGTTGTTGTCATCCACTACTATAAGTTGCCCAATTTTGTTTTGATTAATGATTTTAAGCGCATCTACCGCAAGGACATCCTTATGAATGGTTTTGGGCGCAAAAGTAGCAATATCATTTGCTTTTATCCCATTTAAATCAGAATATTTTTGCAACATTCGGCGTAAATCTCCGTCGGTAATCACACCTACGATTTTGCCTTTTTGTTCTACGACAGTGATTCCGAATCGTCCCGAAGTAAGCGACTGAATCACTTCTTTGATATCGGCATCTATGTCCACACGCGGTTTTTGGCTAGAGTCTACCATGTCGGCAACTTTCCAAGAAAGTTTTTTGCCCAAGGAACCTCCTGGGTGAAATACTCCAAAATCTTCTTTGGTAAAGTTTTTTAATTGTTTCAAAATCACGGCGATGATGTCGCAAATCACAAGCTGAACGGTGGTGCTTGTCGTGGGAGCTACATCTAGGTATCCCAGCTCACGGGAGACAGTGGTATCAAGCACAATATCGGCATTTTTAGCCAAATAAGAATGCATGTTTCCCGTGATGGCAATCACTTGGTTGCTTAGTTTTTTTATGGAAGGAAGCGCATTTTTAATTTCGGCGGTATTTCCTGATTTAGAGAGAACTATCGCAATGTCTTCTGGAGCTAAAAGTCCTAAGTCGCCATGCAAGGCTTCGCCCGCATGTAGGAACTGAGCGCGTGTACCAGTGCTGTTAAGCGTAGCAACCATCTTTTCGGCAATGGGTTTGTTTTTGCCTACGCCCACAAGTACCAGTTTGCCTTTGCAGTTTTTGCAAGCATTTATGCAATTTACAAAAGATTCGTCAAGGTTTTTGCCTAAACGGAGAACTTCTTGTGCTTGTAGTTGCACGAGCTCTTGCGCATATTTTAAAATTTCTTCTGATTTCAAGGTGATAATATTTGTTGTTTTAAAAATTTGTCGTACTTTTATATTTACAAATTTAAAAAGTCTTTTTGAATTTATATTATGTCATCGAAAAATTACAAACTAAAAGAAGCTCTTAAGAAACATTTTGGCTTTAATTCTTTTAAAGGGCAACAGGAAGAAATCATTACCTCTCTGCTTGATGGAAAGGATACCTTTGTGTTGATGCCAACTGGAGGAGGAAAGTCACTTTGCTACCAGCTCCCAGCACTTATGCAGGAGGGAACGGCAATTGTGATTTCCCCATTGATTGCTTTGATGAAGAACCAAGTAGATGCCATAAGGGGATTGCACGAGGAAGAAGGAATTGCGCATGTGCTGAACTCTTCGCTCAATCGGGCTCAGGTAGCGCAGGTTTTAGATGATATTGCAAAAGGTGTTACCAAATTGCTGTATGTAGCACCAGAATCTCTGACCAAGGAAGAGTATGTAAACTTCTTTAAAGATGTTAAAATTTCTTTCTTTGCCATAGACGAGGCACACTGTATTTCGGAATGGGGACACGACTTTAGACCTGAGTATAGAAACATAAAATCTATATATTCAAAAGATTGGTGAACAGCCCATTATAGCACTCACAGCTACTGCTACGCCAAAAGTGCAAGAGGATATTCAAAAAACACTGGGCATGACTGATGCTTTGGTTTACAAAGCCTCGTTCAATCGTCCGAATTTGTTTTACGAAGTACGCCCAAAGGTAGATATTGATAAACAAATTATTAAATTCATTAAAACCAGAAAAGGACAATCAGGAATTATCTATTGCCTAAGCCGTAAAAAAGTGGAGGAAATGGCACAAACGCTTGAGCTAAACGGAATTTCTGCTTTGCCTTATCACGCTGGTTTGGATGCCAAAACACGCGCCGAGCACCAAGATAAATTCTTGATGCAAGATGTAGACATTGTTGTAGCAACTATCGCCTTTGGAATGGGGATCGATAAGCCCGATGTGCGTTTTGTGATTCACTATGATTTTCCAAAAAGCTTGGAAGGCTATTATCAAGAAACAGGACGTGCAGGTCGTGATGGTGGCGAAGGATACTGTTTGGCTTTTTATGATTATAAAGACATTGAAAAACTTGAAAAATTTCTTTCAGGAAAACCCGTTTCTGAGCGTGAGGTAGGACTACAATTGCTAAACGAAGTGGTTTCTTATGCAGAAACCTCTATGTCGCGCAGAAAATTCTTATTACACTACTTTGGAGAAGAATTTGATGAAGTGAATGGGGAAGGAGCGGATATGGATGACAATATGCGTAACCCTAAAAAAATGATTGAAGTTTCTAAGGAGCTCAAAACATTTTTGGAAATCATTGAAAAAACCAATCAAAAATTGAAATTAAAAGATTTGGTGAAATTGCTCGTGGGCAAAAACACGGTGATTACTAAATCTTATTCATTAGAAACCGAAGACTTCTTTGGGATAGGAAAAGATTATTCAGAAAGTTTCTGGAGAAGCATTGGTCGCCAGTCGATTGTAAACGATTTTGTGGAAAAAGAAGTAGAATCGTATGGAATTTTAAAATTGAATCAAAAGGCTTTTGACTTCATTGCAAAACCTCACAAATTCGAAATTGCAGAAGATCATGACTACGAGGCATTGATGAGCCAGCAAAACGATGAGCCAGTAGCTAGCGGTGGTGCTTTAGATGAAACTTTGCTTAAATATTTACAAGAACAAAGAAAAAAATCTTCTAAAAAACACGGAATTCCGCCTTTTGCTATTTTCCAAGATGCAAGTTTAGAAGACATGGCTTCGCAATATCCTACAACCATGGAAGAGCTTACCAACATTTTTGGTGTAGGAGAGGGGAAAGCCAAGAAATTCGGAAAACCGTTCATCGAACTGATTGAACGCTATGTGGAAGACAATGATATTGAAAAACCAAACGACATTGTCATTAAGCAAATTGCCAATAAGTCTACTAATAAGGTGTATATAATACAAAGTACCGATAGAAAAATGAACTTGGAAGACATAGCCAAGGCCAAAGGTATGAGCATGGAGGAACTTCTTTCTGAGATGGAAAGTATTGTATATCAAGGGACAAAAATCAATATTAATTATTATATTGAGGAAGTGATAGATGAAGATTTGCAGGAGGAAATCATGGATTTCTTGATGGAGGATGCCGAAACCGATAGTTTGGCAGAATTGCTTGAGGAGTTTGGCGATGATTTGGATGAGGAAGAATTACGCCTTATGCGCATAAAATTCATTAGCGAAGTAGCAAACTAAAATTTTATTTAAAAATTAAAAGATTGGATCAAACATTATTACTCCTATTCATAGGATTATTGGCAGGTCTCATCGGCGGACTTGTGGGGATAGGTGGTGGATTAATCATCGTGCCGTTTTTAGTTTTTTTAATGGGAATGTCTCAGCACGAAGCGCAAGGAACCAGTTTAGCCACATTGCTATTACCACTCAGTTTCCTCTCGGTATATAGTTACAACAAAGCGGGTTTCATCAATTGGAAATATGTATTAATTCTCTCCATCACCTTCATGATTGGTAGTTATTTCGGAGGCGTTTGGGCTTTAAAAATTGATCAAAAAACACTCAAAAAAATATTTGGGTTCATTATGATTCTCGGAGCTGCTAAAATGTTTTGGGATTCATATAAATAAAAATTGCAATTACTTTATTAAGTTGATAAAATTAAATAGATTTGCATTTCATTTTTTAAATCAAATCTTAAAGCATTTTACCAATGCAAAAAGTAATTAATTTTCTTAGATACTATCTACGATTATCGACTGATCGCATCCACAGTCATAAAATTAAAAACAACCTTTTACAAGCCATTCCATTCTGGGTGGGTGCCGTAATCACGGGATTATTTGCCATTTTCTATGCCAGTTTATTTAGGTATGCAGAAGAAGTCCTAGCTTGGATTTTAGGATGGCATAAGTGGCTAATATTCATTTTATTGCCTTCGGCTTTTCTGATTTCGTGGTGGCTTGTTGTAAAATTTGCACCTTACGCCAAAGGGAGTGGAATCCCACAAGTGATGGCCGCAGTAGAACTTTCTACGCCAAAGAATCATAAGAAAATACCTAAATTGCTTAGTTTAAGGGTTTTATGTGTTAAGATTATTTCTAGTGCCATCATGGTAGTGGGCGGTGGAGCCATAGGTAGAGAAGGGCCTACAATTCAAATTTCGGGTTCTATTTATAAGAAAATCAATGAATTATTGCCTGCCTCATGGCCAAAAATTTCAAGAAAAAATATGATCATGACAGGTGCAGCGGCTGGACTTTCTGCAGCGTTCAATACACCACTTGGAGGAATTGTTTTTGCCATAGAGGAACTTACAAGAACTCACCTAAGTTACTTTAAAACAGCACTTTTTACAGGAGTTATCATTGCAGGCTTCTTAACACAAAGTATCACAGGTCCTTATCTCTATTTAGGATTTCCAAGAATTGATGATATTTCCTCTTGGATTATATTTTCGGTGCTATTGGTAGCCGTGATTTCTGGAATTTTAAGTAGTTTGCTTTCGCAAGCAATGCTCAGCGTTTTAAAATTCAAAAAAACATTAAAAACTCAACGCCAAGAAGTTTATTTTTTATTAGCATCATCACTCATCATAGCAACGCTAGCCTATTTCATTAGCGAGGATATTTTAGGTTCTGGAAAAGAATTAATGGAGCGTGTGCTCTTTACCGACGAAAAAACTTTGCCTTGGTATGTGCCTATTTTAAGAATGGTAGGAACAGGACTTTCGTTTACCTCGGGAGCTGCAGGAGGTATTTTTGCACCAGCTTTGGGTGCGGGTGCCACCGTGGGGTCTGTTGTAGCAGGGTGGTTTGCTTACACTTCATCAGAAATCAATTTGTTGATTTTAGTTGGGATGGTTTCGTTTTTGGTAGGTATCACGCGTGCACCCTTTACATCGGCAATTCTTGTAATTGAAATGACCGACCGCCACAGCTTGATTTTCTATCTCATGTTTGCAGGTTTAGTTGCTTCGTTTGTAGCATTTAACATCAACAGACACTCGTTCTATGATGTGCTTAAAATGGGCTATTTAAAAGATTTAAACGACGAAGATAGAAAAGAAAAAGCTACCGCTTTGGCAACTGAAACAGAAAAATTAAATGTAGCAACAGAAGTGCAAGGCGATAAAAGCGAAGAATTAAAATAAAATTTTTTCATCTTGATTTAAAACATTTTAAAAATGAAAAAAATCGTATTTTTTATATTTTTGAGTGTATTGATTTTCTCTTGCAAAAACAACGATGATGACAATCATTTTGATGTCGATTTATTAAAGCATAAAACTTGGGTTGCTCAAAAAGAATTGCCCAATAAAGTTTGGAACGACACGCTGACTTTTAATGCAAATCATACATCAATCCTAAAAACTAAATTGATTGATGGCTTGTGGAATAATACCGATGTTCAGATTTCTTCTCATTGGGAATTAAAGGGAAACCAAATTATTTTTTCAGATTTAAAGGTGAATTTAGTTTCATCTAAATCTCCTTGGATTAGAGAAGATATTGAAGACGAAAACGCTGTGAATGGCGGTATCAAGTATGGAGAAAATGGCAAAAATGATAATTCAGAAAAACCATTTTTCACTAAAAACAAAGAGATTTGGTATATTCAAAAACTGACCCAAAATCAATTGGTGGTGCAAGATGATAATCACCAGATCACGACTTATACCGCTCTATAAAATTATATAGAATTTATGATTTTTAAGGCTTAGGCTTTCTTTGGTTTTTCTTACTTTTGCTCAAAAGCAAGGGGCAAAAAATGAATTTTGATAGAATTAAAGAAAAACTAGAAATCCTAGCAGATGCTGCTAAATACGATGTTTCTTGCTCATCGAGCGGAGGCAATCGTAAAAACAAGGGTGGGCTGGGAAATAGCCACGCATCGGGGATTTGCCACAGCTTTACCGAAGATGGCAGATGTATTTCTTTGCTTAAAATTCTATTGACCAATCATTGCATTTACGATTGTGCCTACTGCGTTTCTCGTCGCAGCAACGACATTAAGAGAGCGGCTTTTACGGTGGACGAGGTGGTGGATCTCACCATGAATTTTTATCGCCGAAATTATATCGAGGGATTATTTTTAAGTTCAGGAATTTTTAAAAATGGAGATACTACCATGGAGCGTTTGGTGCGAATTGCCAAAAAGTTACGCACCGAGCATAAATTCAATGGGTATATTCATCTCAAGTCTATACCAGGAGCGAGCGAGGAGTTGATGCGCGAAGCGGGACTTTATGCAGATAGACTTTCGGTGAACTTAGAAATCCCGACCGAACAAGGCTTAAAACTTTTGGCTCCCGAGAAATCGCACAAAGATTTGGTGAAACCTATGCGCACGATTAAACAAAATTTAGAAATTTATAAATCGGAGCGAAAAATCATCAAAAGCACGCCTAAATTTGCACCTGCGGGGCAATCCACGCAAATGATTGTGGGAGCCACCAACGAAACGGATTTAAAAATAATTCATGTCGCCAATTATTTTTACAAAAAATACGACATGCGTCGCGTATATTATTCTGGGTATGTGCCTGTTTTAGAAGATAATAGATTGCCTTCGCTTAATACCCAAGTGCCCGTTCAGCGTGAGCATAGATTGTATCAAGCCGATTGGTTGATGCGTTTTTATGGATTTGAAGCCAATGAAATTTTGGACAGCGAAGCACCTTT
Coding sequences within:
- the tatC gene encoding twin-arginine translocase subunit TatC, whose protein sequence is MKYNNNTPKNDMPFLDHVAELRKHLLRAIVGVVIGAILATVFWQQILDFIMAPLKSNFITYKAFNKIGHFTGYGDLYPKPFDIQSELTNLEFGGQFTAIIGVILVAGLIIALPYVVYEIFQFIKPGLTPMERKYSNLTMFFTIMFFLLGVGFSYYFIMPLSVHFMYFFQPFGVENNWKLLSYISVFVQTTLSTGVVFLLPIFVYFLAKIDLVTPNFMKTYRKHAFVVVLTIAAIITPADILSMVIASIPLLLLYELSILIVKWVYKNKERTLAEKNI
- the thiS gene encoding sulfur carrier protein ThiS, with translation MITVKINSEIEQIPKETTLSKLVVLKNIATRGIAIAVNQKVISRSKWEMFQLQENDTILIIKATQGG
- a CDS encoding chloride channel protein, translating into MQKVINFLRYYLRLSTDRIHSHKIKNNLLQAIPFWVGAVITGLFAIFYASLFRYAEEVLAWILGWHKWLIFILLPSAFLISWWLVVKFAPYAKGSGIPQVMAAVELSTPKNHKKIPKLLSLRVLCVKIISSAIMVVGGGAIGREGPTIQISGSIYKKINELLPASWPKISRKNMIMTGAAAGLSAAFNTPLGGIVFAIEELTRTHLSYFKTALFTGVIIAGFLTQSITGPYLYLGFPRIDDISSWIIFSVLLVAVISGILSSLLSQAMLSVLKFKKTLKTQRQEVYFLLASSLIIATLAYFISEDILGSGKELMERVLFTDEKTLPWYVPILRMVGTGLSFTSGAAGGIFAPALGAGATVGSVVAGWFAYTSSEINLLILVGMVSFLVGITRAPFTSAILVIEMTDRHSLIFYLMFAGLVASFVAFNINRHSFYDVLKMGYLKDLNDEDRKEKATALATETEKLNVATEVQGDKSEELK
- a CDS encoding sulfite exporter TauE/SafE family protein, producing MDQTLLLLFIGLLAGLIGGLVGIGGGLIIVPFLVFLMGMSQHEAQGTSLATLLLPLSFLSVYSYNKAGFINWKYVLILSITFMIGSYFGGVWALKIDQKTLKKIFGFIMILGAAKMFWDSYK
- a CDS encoding putative DNA modification/repair radical SAM protein, whose translation is MNFDRIKEKLEILADAAKYDVSCSSSGGNRKNKGGLGNSHASGICHSFTEDGRCISLLKILLTNHCIYDCAYCVSRRSNDIKRAAFTVDEVVDLTMNFYRRNYIEGLFLSSGIFKNGDTTMERLVRIAKKLRTEHKFNGYIHLKSIPGASEELMREAGLYADRLSVNLEIPTEQGLKLLAPEKSHKDLVKPMRTIKQNLEIYKSERKIIKSTPKFAPAGQSTQMIVGATNETDLKIIHVANYFYKKYDMRRVYYSGYVPVLEDNRLPSLNTQVPVQREHRLYQADWLMRFYGFEANEILDSEAPFLDLEIDPKLAWAIRHRALFPVNINTAPKELLLRIPGVGVKSVLKILKARKFQKLTIEHLKKMGVATNRAKFFIEGASPNRFNQFLEKQNLRQLLLNETKSKWSSLYGEQLSLF
- a CDS encoding KpsF/GutQ family sugar-phosphate isomerase, yielding MKSEEILKYAQELVQLQAQEVLRLGKNLDESFVNCINACKNCKGKLVLVGVGKNKPIAEKMVATLNSTGTRAQFLHAGEALHGDLGLLAPEDIAIVLSKSGNTAEIKNALPSIKKLSNQVIAITGNMHSYLAKNADIVLDTTVSRELGYLDVAPTTSTTVQLVICDIIAVILKQLKNFTKEDFGVFHPGGSLGKKLSWKVADMVDSSQKPRVDIDADIKEVIQSLTSGRFGITVVEQKGKIVGVITDGDLRRMLQKYSDLNGIKANDIATFAPKTIHKDVLAVDALKIINQNKIGQLIVVDDNNDYFGIIDFHVLTNEGLSEVQ
- the thiC gene encoding phosphomethylpyrimidine synthase ThiC translates to MKTKVTPTEQNISREPFPNSEKVYVQGSLFEDVLVPMRKITLSDTIDKFKGTKTPNDPVFVYDTSGAYTDPNIEIDVRKGLQPIRQEWIDRRGDTEQLAGLSSEYGRQREANTNLDELRFNRIRKPLKAKEGKNVTQMHYAKKGIITPEMEFIAIRENQKLQAIKEITKQHAGESFGASIPKVITPEFVRDEVARGRAVIPCNINHPESEPMIIGRNFLVKINANIGNSAVTSSIEEEVEKSVWACRWGADTIMDLSTGKNIHETREWILRNSPVPIGTVPIYQALEKVNGKAEDLTWEIFRDTLIEQAEQGVDYFTIHAGVRLKYIPHTAKRVTGIVSRGGSIMAKWCLAHHKENFLYTHFEEICEIMKAYDVAFSLGDGLRPGSIADANDYPQFAELETLGELTKIAWKHDVQCIIEGPGHIPMHMIKENMDKQLEECGEAPFYTLGPLTTDIAPGYDHITSGIGAAMIGWYGCAMLCYVTPKEHLGLPNKEDVKTGVITYKIAAHAADLAKGHPGAQHRDDAMSKARFEFRWEDQFNLSLDPDTAREFHDETLPSENAKVAHFCSMCGPHFCSMKITQEVRNYAEENGLDTLEAIEEGMKQKSEEFKEKGSEVYL